In the Tissierellales bacterium genome, AGTTTTCCTATTCATCTACCTTAGGTGGCAGTACTTCTATAGCCCCATCTTTGCTTATAATAACTTTGTATTCATCGCCATCTATACTTTCTGGTACTTTTGGCCATTCTTGAACATATTCTTCCCATCCTTCACCATCTCCTCCAGCCCACTCCACATCCTCCTTAATATTAGTATTTTCTGCAATATACATAGTTGCTGCACTTTCTAAACTTCTTACATTTGCATTATGTGCACTTATATCAGCTTTCCTCGTTGTACCTGCTAGTCTTGGTACCGCTATTAGTGCTAGAATTCCTAATATGGC is a window encoding:
- a CDS encoding prepilin-type cleavage/methylation domain-containing protein; its protein translation is AILGILALIAVPRLAGTTRKADISAHNANVRSLESAATMYIAENTNIKEDVEWAGGDGEGWEEYVQEWPKVPESIDGDEYKVIISKDGAIEVLPPKVDE